TTGCCTGCCCCGCAGGAGGTGGAGCAGGTGACTTTCAGTACTGCGCTGGCTGGGCTCACAGACCACTTAGCTGTGGGCCTGAAGCTCCAAGTTGTGTGCTCCTGACTCTGGCACACAAAGGACGACGAGCGAGAAAGACCACCAATAACCGTGCGACTGAAGGATCTTTATTGGGGGACACTCATACAGCTTCCTGGGCACGGCGGTACTCATATACACTGCCGCGCTCTGGAAAGGCTGGAAAGAGCGGGGGCGAACCCGGAGGTGGCGCTGGGTCCTCCGGGTCTCCGTAGCCTCCACCGCCGGGTGTGTGAAGGCAGAACACGTCCTGTAAAGAAAAGCAGGTTCAACACAGGTGTGGCTTTGCCCCAGTAAGATCACAGAGGCCACTACACAGCCACCCTAGCCAAATTAAAATTTTTGCATCTCTGATGTTTACCACACAGGCTACGTCTCTTACCCCGGGGTACACGGTTACAGATGTCTTCCCGCCCAAATTCACAGTGCGCCCGTCCTTTCTGATCAGGAGGTTTAAGCCCCGCGCACCAGGCTCTCCCCCTACAGGAGGAGGAAACAAGGAGATGGGGGTCAATGGAAGTAGGGGCAAGAGATGGGATCCTGAGGTGGCAGGCAGCGACAGGGCAAAGGAGGCCAGAAAGGGCTGGGGAGTCACCCACCATAGAGGCCATAAGGCTGGAAGGCACGGCGCTCGGTGAGCACGGACAGCAGCGCCTCTTCCCGAAAGGCCAGCTCTCGGATAACACCATCACCTCCCCGGAAGCGGCCTCGGCCCCCAGAGCCTGGCCTCAGCTCAAAGCGGCGCAGGATAACTGGGTACCTGTGCAGGTAAAGAGCACAGCAAATGAACGGCGGACTCATCTCCAGATCAACTGCCTAGCACTGTGGCTGCTCAGCTCACCGGCTCTCCAGAATCTCCGGGTCCGTGATACGTGTGTTAGTCATGTGACTGTGCACACCACTGCGCCCATGCCAGCCAGGTCCGGCGCCCGCACCACCAGCCACCGTCTCATAGTATCCCATCCGGGCATTTCCCAGGGTCACATTGTTCATGCAGCCCTAACAGAAGCATATAGCAGTATTTTGTTAATGTGGGTATCCACCCCCACCACGCTGTTTTCCAGCAGCTCCCAGACCTTTGCTCCACCACACCTGGGAGGCTGAACAGGCCCCGAAAGCCCCCAGAATGACGTCCACTACTCGCTGAGATGTGAGCACGTTGCCGCCCACCACTGCTGCCTCTGGGGATGGGTCCAAGATGGAGCCTTTGGGAATTATTACACGCACAGGAGCCAGGCAACCCTGGTGAATGAACAGGGTGATTAATAGGGATGGGTACCACTCAGATTCAGATAAGAATTCTACCACCCTAGGCTGTTCTATTGGGCTGCCTTTGTCTTCAGGCAAACCTCAGGGTGACCTCACCCCTGCGAACCTGGTTAAGTGGGATGTCACGGCCCACGAGACAGCGCAAGCAATAGATGAGAGCGGACAGTGTTATGGCCCTCGGGGCGTTGAGATTGCCAAACACCTCAGACCCGGAACCGCTGAAGTCAAACACTGCGCTGCCCTGCCCACAAGGAAGAAAGGTGTGGCCCTCAGCAACTGGTCACAGCCCAGAGGCCCATGCCGTCCCCACTGCCCTCGCACACTAACCTGACTCAGGTCTATCTGAACCTGCAGACGGATCGGGGAGCCGTCATCCATGTGGTCTTCTGCAGATACCTCGAGGGGCAGGCCCCGGGCCTGCCGGGAAGCTCCGAAAGCCCGAAGCATGTCTCGAACTGCTAATTCAGCGTTTGCCTAGCAGGAATAAGGTTCAGGCCAGCCATGCCACCTGCAGGGTGGCCCCACTACCTTGGAGCCACGACACTACCCCATGATGCTCTCAGGCCCACCTGAATATGGCCCATATAGGCCTGCACCACATCCAAGCCATACTGCCCGATCAGCTCGCCCACCAGCTGGATGCCCTTCTGGTTGGCTGCCACCTGGGCACGAAGATCCGACAGGTTGTCATGCAGGTTCCTGGTTCCACTACAGCCAGGGAtcttgcctggtgcctgcagggcCTCTGTTACCGCTGGATGGTGGATGGACAGGGTCACAACTGAGTCACCTTCCATGCCCCCAGGAACCTGTGTGCCTGCCTGTTCCACACCCACGACACACACGCTGGGCACTGGGAGTACCCTATTGACCTCCCACTGACTCGCCACCTCCCCGTTGCAAACTCCTGGACTCTGAAGATGTAGGCTCCATCCTTCTGCTGAGCCTTCTTTTGTAGCCCAGCATCTGGAGCACCTCTGGCAAGCAGCAGTGCCAATGACTTCACTGGAGCTGGATGTGGCTTCGGAGCTGGTGGGTTCGTCCCTAAGCAAGCCCATCCTTTTCTAGGCACCCCTCTACACCTCACAGGAAAAGGTTTCTCTGATTCGCATTCCACAAGCACCTTGTGCTGTCTGCCCTATGTCCTGCCTACTCCCACTGGCCTCCTAGTACTTCAAGAATATAAGGCAGCACAGAGCGGAGACACGGCTCAGCAGTCAAAGAGCCCTTGATGCTCTTTGAGAGGATTCAGGAtcgatttccagcatccacacaagGGGCTCttaactgcctctaactccagttcctgaggatcTTATGCtcccttctggtctccaaggacacctgcatatatgtggtgcacatacatgcactcaggcaaacacacacacacaaaaggactATCGGGCACCTGTCATCCTGTCATCTCACAGTTTCCTACATCTAGACAAGACTCCCCTCCGCTCCTGGAAGCAGTGCCGTCTAGCCCAGGGACGACACCACACCAGGGGAACCCCTCACTTCACCGGTGGTCTTGGTCATGAGCTTCCCTGAGGTTTTCCTGGCCACTTGTACCCTCAGCCACATGGTTACACTTGTGTCTCCATGATCCTCCTCAGCTCCCAATGGTCAAGGTTATATATCCTAGGTGTCTGTAGCACCCAGAGTGGCCTACCATGCCCTCACCTCAACTCCAGAATTCCTTTTTGACTCCCCAGAGCCCTATGACCTCAGAACAGGGCCGTCTTTTCCAGTGCCTCCATCTTGCCTGCAGCTACTGTATACTGCTTAGAGCAGAGCCTTCATCCTGTAGCTGTCTACACCTGACCCAACAGTCCCTCCCACCCTCTGCCACCTGAACACCGGACCCAACAGTCCCTCCCACCCTCTGCCACCTGAACACCTGACCCAACAGTCCCTCCCACCCTCTGCCACCTGAACACCTGACCCAACAGTCCCTCCCACCCTCTGCCACCTGAACACCTGACCCAACAGTCCCTCCCACCCTCTGCCACCCGAACACCTGACCCAACAGTTCCTCCCACCCTCTGCCACCCGAACACCTGACCCAACAGTCCCTCCCACCCTCTGCCACCTGGATACCCACGCTCTTTGAGGGTGACTGCAGCTGTTACACCTGACCACTCTGCTCACCCTCAGGGTTACTCTGCAGGCAGGTGTGCAGCCCAACCAGTATGGCTCCAGCTGCTCCACTGCCCAGTGACTGAGACCCAGACCCAGACAGGGATCCTGCTGCCTCAATACCCAGTGTAGCTTGTAGCAGTAGCCAACCTTTTCTACCTGCTGCCCCCTTGGATGTCTTGGCCAACTCCTCACCCCAAAGTCACCTTCCAGGAGACCGTCTCTggctcccacatcagtcatctcAGCTCTCTGCGCATCTGAGATGACTTACAACTGCCCTAAGAGGGCGCCACATGTCTTTGCCATGCCTCATGGCAGGCCTGAGCTGATAAATGAGGATGTATCTACCAGTTGTGTATCAGGATCCTGACCAGCCTGGTTCTTGGTAGCAGCCAAGCATCCTTGCCTGCTGAACCATCACTGTGACCAGCTTACCCTCTTCCTGGAAGACGCCTCCCTGGACCAGTTTGAAGGATAGAAAAACAGCACCCTCCTGTTGCAGTGTGGTAGAGTGAGGAGGCATAGAGCCTGGCGTGATACCCCCAATGTCTGCATGGTGCCCTCGGCTGGCCACATAGAACACGGGCCGTGACTGGCCTGGCCAAAATACCTAAGGGGTAAACGGCAACCGTCAGCAGCACCAGAAACCGCTCATCCCTCTGATGGTAGCCAAGGCAGCACTCCTCACCGGTGTGATAACAGTCAGGTCTGGGAGGTGACTGCCCCCTGCACTGGGATGGTTGCTGAGCAGCACGTCACCAGGATGGAGGTCAGCTCCTAAGTGCTGAATCTGAAACCAGGAGACACATACAGAGTGGAAAAGGAAAGTGAAGTCATGGGAAAGGGAGGGGGCAGAAGGGAATAAAACAAGTCACCATCACCACACCTGGAACTGTACAGTCTCCTGCATGGCACCCAGGTGCACAGGAATGTGGGGAGCATTGGAGACCAGGCCCCCGTCTGGCCCAAAAAGGGCACAGGAGAAGTCGAGGCGTTCTTTGATGTTGGTGGAGATGGCTGTGCGCTGAAGGATCCGACCCATCTGCTCTGGGGGGCACAGAGTAGTAACCAGGTAACCCCATCATCCACCAAGAAAGGGGCAGAGGACCCACAGGGTGAAAGCCTTCTGCACTCAAACCCAGCAGCGTTTCCTGTGCTCTGGGGAAGATCAGGGTGGCGGCACACCTTCTTGGGCAGGAGGGCTGTAGCTAGGTGTGTGTCAGCTTATGAAAAGAGCGttctctttcctgcctgcctTGGGTCTCTTCAACTTCCCTCCCTGACTGTTGCAACAAGAACCCGATCTCCCAGCTTGGACCCCTGGGCTCCTGAAAGCCTATGGCCTGACTCTGAACAGATGAGCTCATAGAGGCTGGctgcctcttttctctccctagaTTGCTGAAGATCACATGACTCCCGGTGAGGCGAAGAAAGTGCTTGCCCCGTGTAAGGCCTGCTCTTGCAGCAGGGAGGGCAGTTTCAGAGCCAAGGCCATActgctcacccctcccccaccagtgAGGTTCCCACCCTTCCCCTTGGCACACACTTGCCAGGTCACCACATGTAACAAGAGCCAATGCGACCCCACTTGTCTGTACTTTTGCCTAGTATGCAGTCCCTCATATCCTACATCACATATACCAGCGCTACAAGGAAGACAATAGTATCCACTCACCAGCAATGCTCATGAAGCGGTGTGAGAAAATAGACAGCTGGATGGGGTCAAGCTTGGTGCCAGACATGCTAGGAGCCTCAGCTCCCACAGAAATGCGGATGTCCCCTGTCTCAGTCACCTCTGCTTGGCAACCTGGTTCTACGAGGATGGTGCTGGGGGCAGGGGACACAAAGGAGCTACAAGAAGGCTGGCCACAACCTCCCCCCAACCAGGGATGTCACTAGTCCATGCCAGAAGATGCCCCGATGATGGAACCTCTGCAGCCCTGAGCCAAGGGATCTGCTGTGAAGGGCACTGCAATAACCCCTCCAAGGCTATACCCAACCCAGGCTTACCTGTTGCTGTCAATGATAAGGCAGGGCCCCTGGAGCTGGTGCCCATAGCCCAGCTCTCCTAAAAGGTACACGGGGGTCTCTTGATAACCCCCCTCAAAGTAGCACTGGGTCACCTGCAGAGGGTGTGGAATGAGCTGGGCTCCTGGATCATCCTTCCTGAGGCCCCTCAATAtgactgagcttccccatcagtACTTGTCCCCAGGTCCTAAGGATGCAGGTGGACCAGCATAGCAAAGCCTCCAACCTTGTCTACCCGTGGAGGTCCAGTCTTGGCTTTGGGAGTGTCCTCCAGGCGAAGTCCACTACGGCCAGTTCCCCGCACTCGCACGTCGTCTACCACCACTGGCCGCTCAGGAATGATGAAGCCAAATTCTCTCAGGTACCTGCGCTCACCCATCCAAGGGACCAATCAGAAGAAGGCAACCAGAGCAGCAGGCCACATGCTAGACCCACAGAAGGGCACATATACCTCTCAACAAACGCTGCTCCAAAGTCGCCAGCACGGGGTGAGTGGGCTGTGGCCGGATGCTGATGGGCAGACACCATTAGGGCACAATCAGTGCCTTGGTAACGAAGATGCAGGAAGCCCTCAGTGCTGATCTGAGACCTGCAGGAAGCAGGTTAGGCCATTCACCCAGTGCCTTCTGAGGATGCCTGCCCTACTTCCTCACACTCTGAGACCATTGCCCTGAAGACATCCTGTGGTACATCACCAAAGGGCTGGTGGAGATAATGCCAGCCCTGTGTTCAGTGGTCCATAACTCTACCTAGAGAAACCCTGGGCCCGCAAGGCATCCACACACTGCTCCTCCAGGCGGCTCAGTCTCTGGTCCAGTTGCACAAAGGTTTCAGGTGTGTAAGACAGGGAACAGGGCTCCTGTGCTTCGTGAACCACATCTGCCAAGGCCAGTCCCAGTGCTGACAGCAGCCCACTGTGCCTGCAGAAGTGGTGGCACAGAGGTGTGGGACACTCCTCAGAGCCAGCTCCCTCATGTATATGCCCATGTACAAACTTACCTGTGAATATGCACAGTGTCCATACCCAGCGCCCGGGCAATGGCACAAGCATGCTGCCCACCAGCTCCTCCAAAGCAGGCTAGCACGTGGGCTGAGGGGTCATGGCCTCGTGCCTAGTGATTCAGGAAGGGTCAATAAGTCATCTTTCCTACCCTGGACAggctcccaccccatcccatttCTGGTGGGCTGAAAGAGTATGGGAGGAGGGCTAGGACAGACAGGTGATGGTGGACAGAGGGGGCATACCTGTGTGAGGGCACGGATAGGCCGGCACATGGCTTCATTGGCAACACGTACAAACCCCATGGCCACCTCCTCCAGACTTAGTGGGGAAGCTGGGTAGGGTCCACTAGTCAAGAAGCTGTTGACCTCAGTGGCCACAGCCTCTAGAGCCTTTCGGGATGCCTCTGGGGACAGTGGCTGGTCTTCTCTAGGCCCAAAAATGCAGGGGAAAGAGGCTGGCAGCAGGCGACCCAGGACCAGGTTAGcatctgtcacagtcacaggACCCCCTGGGGAGCAGGCACAGTGTGTGGGTTGGAGGCTAATGGAGTAAACCAGATGTGGGCAGCAGGGACAAAGACAGGGAGTAGAACAGACTAGAGCACCACCCAGAAGGAGCGGCCTGTCGGAGCAGAGGCTAGCTCTTACCTTTGCGGTAGCAGGCAGGACCTGGGTGAGCACCTGCTGACTCTGGCCCGACCACAAAGAGGCCAGACCTTGGGGGGTAAAGgactggaattagaggtggggAGGATGAAAAAGCCAACAGGTCCTGACTGAAGAGATAGGCACTGACCTGAAGAAGAGGCGGGAACCGCCACCAGCTGCCACTGTGTTGATGTCCAGCTGGGGAGCCTGGAGGGTGACACCAGCTGTACTAGCCTCAAAGACATGCTCAAATTCTCCAGCATAGCGGCTCACATCTGTGGATGTGCCTAACAGGGATAAGATGCCAAGAGTCACCCAAAGACCCACATCCCCAGTTTCATCCAGCTAGGTTGCAGAGTCTCCCCTCATACACCCACTTTAGCCGTCATACCTCCCATGTCAAAGCCAATGACAGGCTGACCACCTTCCAGATGGTAGGTGGTAGCTGAGTAGCCAACCACACCGCCAGCAGGGCCAGAAAGCACGGCCCTGGAACCACTAAAG
The Microtus pennsylvanicus isolate mMicPen1 chromosome 2, mMicPen1.hap1, whole genome shotgun sequence DNA segment above includes these coding regions:
- the Oplah gene encoding 5-oxoprolinase, whose amino-acid sequence is MGSPEGRFHFAIDRGGTFTDVFAQCPGGHVRVLKLLSEDPANYADAPTEGIRRILEQEGGVVLPRDRPLDTSRIASIRMGTTVATNALLERRGERVALLVTRGFRDLLHIGTQARADLFDLAVPMPEVLYEEVLEVEERVVLYHGKPGAGSPVKGRTGDLLEIQQPVDLGVLRGKLEGLLSRGIRSLAVVLMHSYTWAQHEQQVGALARELGFTHVSLSSEAMPMVRIVPRGHTACADAYLTPTIQRYVQGFSRGFQGQLKGVQVLFMRSDGGLAPMDAFSGSRAVLSGPAGGVVGYSATTYHLEGGQPVIGFDMGGTSTDVSRYAGEFEHVFEASTAGVTLQAPQLDINTVAAGGGSRLFFRSGLFVVGPESAGAHPGPACYRKGGPVTVTDANLVLGRLLPASFPCIFGPREDQPLSPEASRKALEAVATEVNSFLTSGPYPASPLSLEEVAMGFVRVANEAMCRPIRALTQARGHDPSAHVLACFGGAGGQHACAIARALGMDTVHIHRHSGLLSALGLALADVVHEAQEPCSLSYTPETFVQLDQRLSRLEEQCVDALRAQGFSRSQISTEGFLHLRYQGTDCALMVSAHQHPATAHSPRAGDFGAAFVERYLREFGFIIPERPVVVDDVRVRGTGRSGLRLEDTPKAKTGPPRVDKVTQCYFEGGYQETPVYLLGELGYGHQLQGPCLIIDSNSTILVEPGCQAEVTETGDIRISVGAEAPSMSGTKLDPIQLSIFSHRFMSIAEQMGRILQRTAISTNIKERLDFSCALFGPDGGLVSNAPHIPVHLGAMQETVQFQIQHLGADLHPGDVLLSNHPSAGGSHLPDLTVITPVFWPGQSRPVFYVASRGHHADIGGITPGSMPPHSTTLQQEGAVFLSFKLVQGGVFQEEAVTEALQAPGKIPGCSGTRNLHDNLSDLRAQVAANQKGIQLVGELIGQYGLDVVQAYMGHIQANAELAVRDMLRAFGASRQARGLPLEVSAEDHMDDGSPIRLQVQIDLSQGSAVFDFSGSGSEVFGNLNAPRAITLSALIYCLRCLVGRDIPLNQGCLAPVRVIIPKGSILDPSPEAAVVGGNVLTSQRVVDVILGAFGACSASQGCMNNVTLGNARMGYYETVAGGAGAGPGWHGRSGVHSHMTNTRITDPEILESRYPVILRRFELRPGSGGRGRFRGGDGVIRELAFREEALLSVLTERRAFQPYGLYGGEPGARGLNLLIRKDGRTVNLGGKTSVTVYPGDVFCLHTPGGGGYGDPEDPAPPPGSPPLFPAFPERGSVYEYRRAQEAV